The following proteins come from a genomic window of Miscanthus floridulus cultivar M001 chromosome 2, ASM1932011v1, whole genome shotgun sequence:
- the LOC136526157 gene encoding protein disulfide-isomerase-like produces the protein MIFRNQGKNIQEYKGPREADGIVDYLRKQVGPASKELKSPEDVATDFDDKKTYIVGIFTEFSGTEFTDFMEVAEKLRSDYDFWPHFCTPTTLPCGDAALERRRHDKTDPPVGMPF, from the exons ATGATCTTCAGGAACCAGGGGAAGAACATTCAGGAATACAAGGGCCCTAGGGAGGCTGATGGTATTGTGGATTACTTGAGGAAGCAGGTTGGCCCTGCGTCCAAGGAGCTAAAGTCTCCGGAAGATGTTGCGACCGATTTCGATGACAAGAAGACCTACATT GTTGGAATCTTCACAGAATTCAGTGGCACCGAATTTACAGACTTCATGGAGGTCGCTGAGAAGCTGAGGTCTGACTATGACTTTTGGCCACACTTTTGCACGCCAACCACCTTACCATGCGGTGATGCAGCGTTGGAGAGGCGGCGCCATGATAAAACAGACCCCCCTGTGGGGATGCCATTCTAG